A genomic stretch from Desulfolutivibrio sulfodismutans DSM 3696 includes:
- a CDS encoding acyltransferase family protein — protein sequence MSKRIPQIEFLRVVAMVGVFFFHIWSVIPEAGTDNPLGPLFGDILAQGYLGVVIFNTITGFVLTLPLAARGGVLDLSYAAFFRRRFGRICPQYYMALALWSAVALFTATAAGPSLGRCIFEHAAFVHTLDPACFYGIVPALWWMGLVAQFYLLYPLLLRLFVRLGPGWALGGVVVGCFGVWGLLEALSGWFPDGPFGLLSYMIYFNLPARLPEFAMGMFLAFRWTARQAAEQAAEQAQADLDEPEASGFPRPASLALAGTAVMSVALTVAVKDGLPAPAAHFLVCLCTLTVSGMLFTLPITARLGENRMVARLAAASYSFYLIHQPLLGYAAEMLHGRMSPLAAFGVSAVVVGGLALAGAQLMDRAASALFSRGAAQKAAQKAAQKAV from the coding sequence ATGAGCAAGCGCATCCCACAGATCGAGTTCCTGCGCGTTGTGGCCATGGTGGGGGTCTTTTTCTTTCACATCTGGTCCGTGATCCCCGAGGCCGGGACAGACAATCCCCTGGGGCCGCTTTTCGGGGACATCCTGGCCCAGGGCTACCTCGGGGTGGTCATCTTCAACACCATCACCGGCTTCGTCCTGACGCTGCCCCTGGCGGCCCGGGGCGGGGTGCTCGACCTGTCCTACGCGGCGTTTTTCCGCCGCCGCTTCGGACGCATCTGCCCGCAGTATTACATGGCCCTGGCCCTGTGGAGCGCCGTGGCCCTGTTTACCGCCACGGCGGCCGGGCCGTCGCTTGGGCGCTGCATTTTCGAACATGCCGCATTCGTCCACACCCTGGACCCGGCCTGCTTCTACGGCATTGTCCCGGCCCTGTGGTGGATGGGGCTGGTGGCCCAGTTCTACCTGCTGTATCCGCTGCTGCTGCGGCTGTTCGTCAGGCTTGGGCCCGGGTGGGCGCTTGGCGGCGTCGTGGTCGGCTGCTTCGGGGTGTGGGGGCTTTTGGAGGCCCTTTCCGGATGGTTCCCGGACGGCCCGTTCGGGCTTTTGTCCTACATGATCTATTTCAACCTTCCGGCCCGGCTGCCGGAATTCGCCATGGGCATGTTCCTGGCCTTCCGCTGGACGGCGCGCCAGGCCGCAGAGCAGGCCGCAGAGCAGGCCCAGGCCGATCTGGACGAGCCGGAGGCCTCGGGTTTCCCTCGTCCGGCATCCCTAGCCCTGGCCGGGACGGCGGTCATGTCCGTGGCCCTGACCGTGGCGGTCAAGGACGGACTGCCTGCCCCCGCTGCCCACTTCCTGGTGTGCCTATGCACGCTGACCGTAAGCGGGATGCTTTTTACCCTGCCCATCACCGCCCGCCTGGGGGAGAACCGGATGGTGGCCCGCCTGGCGGCGGCCTCCTACAGTTTCTACCTGATCCATCAGCCCCTTTTGGGGTATGCGGCCGAAATGCTCCATGGGCGCATGTCGCCCCTGGCGGCCTTTGGGGTGTCGGCCGTGGTGGTGGGGGGGCTGGCCCTGGCCGGGGCGCAGCTCATGGACCGGGCGGCGTCCGCCTTATTCTCCCGGGGCGCGGCCCAAAAGGCGGCCCAAAAGGCGGCCCAAAAGGCGGTATGA
- a CDS encoding phosphotransferase family protein: MRTGTEEKTPIVIRADRVEDYLRRAFGDDAHLIGLCDIAAPGEQGMKEFGYGKPVCIEFTVGGVRKSAVLSIMRGDKYGHQFYWDRAAILMFQHEASGRMEKHVRSLGLGYFDEDDAMAPVTRPKEFFIVSEKAPGYDYYLDLERIRKGGFRPDDLEMARRFARFLAGVHARKKDDPDLYLRRIRNLIGASECIFGLVDAYPHPYEHFPPERFVALEKRIIDWRWKLRGYTHRLTEVHGDFHPWNILVSGEGENRDFAVLDRSRGEWGDAADDVATLAINYLLFGLYEKPRLAGDFERMYMAFFETYLRASGDDEMLSVIAPFFVFRGLVIASPQWYPNHPLPVRQGLLRFLENVLEDDRFDCQNINKYMA; the protein is encoded by the coding sequence ATGCGCACCGGAACCGAGGAAAAAACGCCCATCGTCATCCGGGCGGACAGGGTTGAGGACTATCTGCGCCGGGCCTTCGGCGACGACGCGCACCTTATCGGCCTGTGCGACATCGCCGCGCCGGGCGAACAGGGCATGAAGGAGTTCGGCTACGGCAAACCCGTATGCATCGAATTCACCGTGGGGGGCGTCCGCAAAAGCGCGGTCTTGTCCATCATGCGTGGGGACAAATACGGGCACCAGTTCTACTGGGACCGGGCGGCCATCCTCATGTTCCAGCACGAGGCCTCGGGCCGCATGGAAAAACATGTCCGTTCCCTGGGACTGGGCTATTTCGATGAGGATGACGCCATGGCCCCGGTCACCCGGCCCAAGGAATTTTTCATCGTCAGCGAGAAGGCCCCGGGCTACGACTATTATCTGGACCTGGAGCGCATCCGCAAAGGAGGCTTCCGGCCGGACGACCTGGAGATGGCCCGGCGCTTCGCCCGGTTCCTGGCCGGGGTGCATGCCCGTAAAAAAGACGATCCGGACCTCTATCTACGCCGCATCCGCAACCTTATCGGGGCCTCGGAATGCATCTTCGGTCTGGTGGACGCCTACCCGCACCCCTATGAGCACTTCCCGCCCGAACGCTTCGTGGCCCTGGAAAAGCGCATCATCGACTGGCGCTGGAAGCTTCGGGGGTACACCCACCGGCTGACCGAGGTGCATGGCGACTTCCACCCCTGGAACATCCTGGTCAGCGGCGAGGGGGAAAACCGCGACTTCGCCGTGCTGGACCGCAGCCGGGGGGAATGGGGCGACGCAGCCGACGACGTGGCCACCCTGGCCATCAACTACCTGCTGTTCGGGCTCTATGAGAAGCCGCGCCTGGCCGGGGATTTCGAGAGGATGTACATGGCCTTTTTCGAGACCTATCTGCGCGCCAGCGGCGACGACGAAATGCTTTCGGTCATCGCCCCCTTTTTCGTGTTCCGGGGGCTGGTGATCGCCTCGCCCCAGTGGTATCCCAACCACCCCCTGCCCGTGCGCCAGGGGCTTCTGCGGTTTTTGGAAAACGTGCTCGAGGATGACCGTTTCGACTGCCAAAACATCAACAAATACATGGCATAA